From the genome of Lotus japonicus ecotype B-129 chromosome 6, LjGifu_v1.2, one region includes:
- the LOC130724417 gene encoding RING-H2 finger protein ATL1-like, with amino-acid sequence MDFASRRHLINVSRTPCMSQALSPMAFHGDVVVHPSSTTNFPLIPIIVIGMLATSFFLMGYYIFVVKCCLNRNRVDLARVRRFSLSWQREEPFASEPRGLEEAVIRSIPVIHYKTERDRDFGGERSICECVVCLNEFHEDEKLRVIPNCGHVFHIDCIDIWLQNNVSCPLCRRCIFLTSQTHVDQLLMTPRPSPQYQSQNGDNLIGGDGDFVVIVLDEEHEGEQNLQGRKERSKDLELPAGPIGPSQRKLEQRILKKKARKLHKMISMEDGAKDDEFSVQPIRRSFSMELSVHT; translated from the coding sequence ATGGATTTTGCAAGCAGAAGGCACTTGATCAATGTGTCACGTACGCCATGTATGTCACAAGCACTTTCCCCTATGGCATTTCATGGGGATGTGGTTGTGCATCCTTCTAGTACTACAAATTTTCCCTTGATACCAATCATTGTAATAGGAATGTTGGCCACATCTTTCTTTCTTATGGGCTACTACATCTTTGTGGTCAAGTGCTGCCTCAATCGGAACCGTGTTGATCTTGCAAGAGTTAGAAGATTTTCTCTATCATGGCAACGTGAAGAGCCGTTTGCATCAGAGCCTAGAGGATTGGAGGAAGCAGTGATTCGGTCAATCCCAGTGATTCATTACAAGACTGAAAGAGACAGAGACTTCGGTGGTGAGAGAAGCATTTGTGAATGTGTAGTTTGCTTGAATGAGTTTCACGAAGATGAGAAGCTCAGGGTTATACCAAACTGTGGCCATGTCTTTCACATTGATTGCATAGATATTTGGCTTCAAAACAATGTGAGTTGCCCTCTTTGCAGAAGATGCATTTTCTTGACAAGCCAAACCCATGTTGACCAGCTACTCATGACTCCAAGACCTTCCCCTCAATATCAAAGCCAAAATGGTGATAACCTCATTGGTGGTGATGGAGATTTTGTTGTGATTGTATTGGATGAGGAACATGAGGGTGAACAAAACTTGcaaggaagaaaagaaagaagtaaAGACTTGGAGTTGCCAGCAGGTCCTATTGGTCCTTCACAAAGGAAGTTGGAACAGAGAATTCTGAAGAAAAAAGCAAGGAAGCTTCATAAAATGATCAGCATGGAGGATGGAGCCAAAGATGATGAGTTTTCAGTTCAACCCATTAGGAGATCTTTCTCCATGGAGTTATCAGTGCATACATAA
- the LOC130723849 gene encoding transcription factor bHLH104 isoform X1, with translation MDSLEDSGCWDFLDYSFLDPPPTDFLWSNPNQSVIAEADFPSVAVASQENTRKRGRTDSCCKAGTKACREKQRREKLNERFCELSSVLEPGRPVKTDKPAILDDAIRVLSQLKTEAQELKETNEKLLEEIKCLKAEKNELREEKLVLKADKERIEKKLKALPVSAGGFLPPPMAAYQPTVNKMAVYPNYGYIPMWQYLPSSARDTSHDHELRPPAA, from the exons ATGGATTCCTTAGAAGACAGCGGCTGTTGGGATTTCCTCGATTACTCCTTCCTTGATCCTCCTCCCACCGATTTCCTCTGGTCCAATCCCAATCAAAG TGTGATCGCGGAAGCCGACTTTCCTAGTGTTGCTGTTGCCAGTCAAGAGAACACCAGGAAGAG GGGGCGCACTGATTCATGCTGCAAGGCGGGAACAAAAGCCTGCCGTGAGAAACAACGGAGGGAGAAACTCAATGAAAG GTTTTGTGAATTGAGCTCTGTTTTGGAACCTGGGAGACCTGTGAAAACAGATAAGCCAGCTATACTTGATGATGCTATCAGAGTCTTGAGCCAACTTAAAACTGAAGCTCAGGAactcaaagaaacaaatgagaaattattGGAGGAAATAAAATGTTTAAAG GCAGAGAAAAACGAACTCCGTGAAGAGAAACTTGTTCTTAAAGCAGATAAAGAAAGGATTGAGAAGAAGTTGAAAGCCTTGCCCGTCTCAGCAGGAGGGTTTTTGCCTCCCCCTATGGCAGCATATCAACCAACGGTGAACAAGATGGCTGTTTATCCAAACTATGGCTATATTCCAATGTGGCAATATCTTCCTTCATCTGCCCGAGATACATCCCACGATCATGAGCTCAGGCCTCCTGCTGCGTAG
- the LOC130723849 gene encoding transcription factor bHLH104 isoform X2: MVKHNITLFLCVIAEADFPSVAVASQENTRKRGRTDSCCKAGTKACREKQRREKLNERFCELSSVLEPGRPVKTDKPAILDDAIRVLSQLKTEAQELKETNEKLLEEIKCLKAEKNELREEKLVLKADKERIEKKLKALPVSAGGFLPPPMAAYQPTVNKMAVYPNYGYIPMWQYLPSSARDTSHDHELRPPAA; the protein is encoded by the exons ATGGTGAAGCATAACATCACCCTTTTCTTATG TGTGATCGCGGAAGCCGACTTTCCTAGTGTTGCTGTTGCCAGTCAAGAGAACACCAGGAAGAG GGGGCGCACTGATTCATGCTGCAAGGCGGGAACAAAAGCCTGCCGTGAGAAACAACGGAGGGAGAAACTCAATGAAAG GTTTTGTGAATTGAGCTCTGTTTTGGAACCTGGGAGACCTGTGAAAACAGATAAGCCAGCTATACTTGATGATGCTATCAGAGTCTTGAGCCAACTTAAAACTGAAGCTCAGGAactcaaagaaacaaatgagaaattattGGAGGAAATAAAATGTTTAAAG GCAGAGAAAAACGAACTCCGTGAAGAGAAACTTGTTCTTAAAGCAGATAAAGAAAGGATTGAGAAGAAGTTGAAAGCCTTGCCCGTCTCAGCAGGAGGGTTTTTGCCTCCCCCTATGGCAGCATATCAACCAACGGTGAACAAGATGGCTGTTTATCCAAACTATGGCTATATTCCAATGTGGCAATATCTTCCTTCATCTGCCCGAGATACATCCCACGATCATGAGCTCAGGCCTCCTGCTGCGTAG